TGGGGACGAAATCCTCTTTCGTCCGGGTGCGGGTGTTGGTCAGCCTGATCTGCGTCATCGCGGGCCCTTATGCGAAGGTCGCACAGGTCTAGCGCATCGCGCCCCGGCTTTCCACCCAGGCAATCTGGCGCGGCAGGCAGTCGCGGACCAGATCATAGCCGTCCAGGATCGTCTGCCGCGCCGCCTGCCGCAGGGCCGGGCCGTCGGGGTCGCCCGCCAGCCCGGTCGCCAGCGCGCCCGCCAGCGCGGCGCTGTCGAAGAACGGCACCAGCCGCCCGTTCCGGCCATCCGCGATCACCTCGCGCACCGGCTCGGTATCCGATCCCACGACATAGGCCCCCGCCGCCATCGCCTCCATCAGCGACCATGACAGCACGAAGGGATAGGTCAGATAGCAATGCACCCGCGTCAGCTTGATCAGCGACAGGTAGTCGGCATAGGGCACCCGCCCCAGGAAATGCAGCCGGCCCTGGTCCAGCTGCCCGCCGACCTCGGCCAGAAGCCTCGCCTTCCAGCTGGCCGCGTCGCGGGGCTTGCCGCCATAGCTGGGATCCTCGGCGCCCACCATCACGACCTGCGCCTGCGGACGCGCGGCCATCACGGCGGGCAGCGCGCGCATGAAGGCGTGAAAGCCGCGATAGGGCTCCAGCGACCGGGACACGAAGGACAGGACCTCGTCGCCCGCGCGCAGCACCGGCCCGCCGCCCGGCAGGGCCAGCATCGCCTGCGGATCGGGGGCCACGGTCTCGGTGTCGATCCCGTCATGGATGACGGTGATCTTGCCGCGCAGTTCGGGCGGAAAGCTGTCGGCCTGATAGCGGGTGGGCGCGATCGCCCCGTCCGCCTGCACCATCGCCTGGATCAGATGGGCCGAGCGCGAGACGGTCATGAACCGCGTCTCGTCGCGGTCCGGCCCCATCTCGGGGTCGAAGCCCACATCCTGCCCGCGCGTGCGGTACATCAGCTCGGCATAGATCAGCAGCGTCGCCTCGGGCCAGATCTCCTTGAGGAACAGCGTCTCGCCCCAGCCCGGATGGCCGATGATGATGTCGGGCACGAAGCCGTGCTTGTCGCGCAGCGCCCGCGCCCCGCGCGCCACCAGAAAGCCCCGCTCGGCATGCTCGGTATAGGACCGCCCCAAGGCGCTTTCCGTCTTCACCGGGTCCGGCGCCTTGTAGCGCAGGGTCTGGACCGGGCTGGGGCGCTTGTTCTTCTCGTCGGTCAGGGCCAGCACATGATGGCCCCGCGCCACCAGCGCCGGGGCGAGGTGCGGAAACTGAGCCGGAAAGTTCTGGTGCACGAACAGGATCTTCATGGCCCAACGCCCCTACGCGGTGATCGGAAACGCCGCCCTCAGCAGCGCGCGGGTATAGTCGTGCTGCGGCGCGTCGAAGATCTGCGCGACGCTGCCCTGCTCGACCACCTCGCCCGCCCGCATGACCATGATGTGATGCGCCATCGCGCGGACCACGCGCAGGTCGTGGCTGATGAACAGGAAGGCCAGCCCGTACTTGCGCTGCAGGTCCCGCAGCAGGTCCACGATCTGCACCTGCACGGTCATGTCCAGCGCGCTGGTCGGCTCGTCCAGCACCACGACCTTGGGGCGCAGGATCATGGCGCGGGCGACCGCGATGCGCTGGCGCTGCCCGCCGCTGAACTCGTGGGGATAGCGATGCATCATCTCGGGGTTCAGCCCGACCTCGGCCATGATCTCGGACACCATCTGCCGGCGGTCCCGGCCCGGCTCAACCCCGTGGACACCCAGGCCCTCGGTGATGATCTGCTCGACCGTCATGCGGGGCGACAGGCTGCCATAGGGGTCCTGGAACACGATCTGCAGGTCGCGGCGCAAGCGGCGCAGCTGTGCCCCGCCCCAGCCCTGGATGTCCTGCCCCATGAAGAGGATCGGCCCGTCGCTCTCGATCAACCGCATGATGGCCAGCGCCAGCGTGGTCTTGCCGCTGCCCGATTC
Above is a window of Paracoccus liaowanqingii DNA encoding:
- a CDS encoding glycosyltransferase, which produces MKILFVHQNFPAQFPHLAPALVARGHHVLALTDEKNKRPSPVQTLRYKAPDPVKTESALGRSYTEHAERGFLVARGARALRDKHGFVPDIIIGHPGWGETLFLKEIWPEATLLIYAELMYRTRGQDVGFDPEMGPDRDETRFMTVSRSAHLIQAMVQADGAIAPTRYQADSFPPELRGKITVIHDGIDTETVAPDPQAMLALPGGGPVLRAGDEVLSFVSRSLEPYRGFHAFMRALPAVMAARPQAQVVMVGAEDPSYGGKPRDAASWKARLLAEVGGQLDQGRLHFLGRVPYADYLSLIKLTRVHCYLTYPFVLSWSLMEAMAAGAYVVGSDTEPVREVIADGRNGRLVPFFDSAALAGALATGLAGDPDGPALRQAARQTILDGYDLVRDCLPRQIAWVESRGAMR